Within the Salvia hispanica cultivar TCC Black 2014 chromosome 4, UniMelb_Shisp_WGS_1.0, whole genome shotgun sequence genome, the region AGAGTAGGGCTGAAAATTTAATCCGCGGGATTCGGGTATTTCTGATCCAGTCCCAATACCCGACGGgttttgggtacccgaaacccgaaatTATGGGTTCGGGTACGGGTTTGGGTAGTGAATGTTAGGATTCTTCGGGtttagggtacccgaaaccTGTATTAGAATACCCGACTAATACCCGATTAAAcccgattaattatgtatttgtgataaatattttgagtTATAAAGTTCTTAGTTTACTATTTGGATTATGTTTGGTTGCTTTGACATTATTTAGATTATATGTTTGGTTGCTTTGACATTTCATTGTTCTATTATCTCGACTTTAATACTTCTTTACATTCGTGTTCGGttcatgttgcattatttattttcttacttgttatcttttgaaaatatatagtttattagttatgttttttccattttatttacatgttcagttaatatcttaaaaaaataatctcttttatgtttcaatttataccaaaaaaaaattattttaaaattaattgtctatttgtctaatgtctattttatataatataggagtagaattatagtcaataaatagtactccgtattgtgttattttaataatctctattctcatcacaatttaatttatataaaagaataaattccaaatataataattccgggtttatgggtacccgattagttgggttcgggtacccgcaTCGGGTATTAGGATACCCGAATTCACATACgggtcgggtattgggtatgatatttttgagatttcgggttcgggtacccgaattttcgggtttgggtacccATGGGTACCCGAATTTACACCCCTATACAAGAGGGAAAATCTTTTTTGGTccatgaactttgccaaagtattattttaggtccgtgaactttcaaaatatcatttgagctCTGccaactatgggttaatatcaattaaagtacttttttactatttccaatttttctgtacgaaaatacccttaatattttatgggtatatatttttaataaacttatcatatactcatattttttataaatatctttactatatatttgatgaattttctaaatataattgcaccttcaatattatcacttaattttgtgacatgcaagaaaagatccttattcaattttttattattaaagaaaagttctttattcaattttaaaattctttaatataaaaaattgaataaggatcTTTTTCTgtatgtcacaaaattaagtgatactACATCCGTCctccaaattttgatacagtttactatttcggtccgtccctgaaaattcgacacacttcactttttaccatttttggtagtggaccccatattccactaactcattcctactcacattttattaactaatactttaaaagtaggactcacgtcccaccaattttttcaactcactctccattgcatttcttaaaacccatgcggggtcaaagtgtgtcaaaatttgggggacggagatagtaatattgaaggtcaaattatatttagaaaattcgtcaaaaatatattgtaaagatattcataaaaaatatgagtactatatgataagtttattaaaaatatataccttttaaggtattgagggtattttcgtccagaaaaacttggaaatagtaaaaaagtacttcaaatgatattaactcatagttgatggacctcaaatgatattttcaaagttcacggacctaaaatgatactttggcaaaattcgtggaccaaaaaagatgttccctctataTACAATTATAAGTCACCTGTCGCCGTCAACGTTAGCACCGTATTTGTGGACAAATTGGTAGACACCCTTTCCGTGGGCTTCCTAATCCTACCGGAGCCCACCAGAAAGGGCATCGACGCCATTTCTCAAGTCCATGCCGCTGCCAGTTCCgtcacaaaatcaataattaattaattaattaattaaggaaaagCAGAAATTAAACCATAAGGTGTGTCTGAGCTCATTACTGTGCTTGTTGTTTCATGTAGATACAACTGTTTGGAAATGGATCAGCACCTGCTGTGCACAGCAGGTGCTGTGCTATTTCTACATGTGcaattaaacaaaaagaaatggaaaataaaaataaaataaaaataagtaaagttGCGTTTCATTCACAAACGGTTGTGTTTTAAACACAGCACAACAATGTTGTGCTGTGCACAGCATGGGATCCATTCCCTTCCGTTGTCGAGACACGTGGCTCCTTCTATGGTTTGCTTCTTCAGGTTAAAACGTTATCACAATTGCTGCAACATTCTATGCGTTCATATATTTTGAGCCTCTTcccaatcaaataaattaaaatgaaattttaggctcaatatttaataaattgcaAATTGATACGAAACTAGTAATCCTACGTTGGATTtttgatataatatatacaaatgttatgttttactactatttcagATATTAGGAAATTTGAGTTGGGTCTGAACACCTCGTGTGtgcattattatattttattatatggcTAACGTTGTTGAAAGTGGAATTCTTGTCAGAggtcaagaaaataaaaatagcttATAGCCTTAtattattagagaaaaaaaattgtatgaaCACATCATGTGAGCATTTTGGTATTACTAAGGTTGAACGTTTGAAAATGGAATTCTTGTTGTTAGGGGTCAAGGAAAAGAATATTTCCTTACAACTATTACACGtgaatactactagtaaacATAATAACAACGCAAATTACCACATCTCTTACTCACAAAGTGGTCTACTAACTTCATAATCCCTTCTCACTATTCAATGATTCATagtatatcttatttttttttaatattatataatactccttccgtcccacttCAGAAATTTcatttgagttttattttttatacccCCTCCTCCCactaaagatgtcacacttatgggacagagggagtattaattttataataaaatgtgagtggaaaaaggttcGTAGAATGTGAGGCCTATTACATTTATAAGATATTCTAATCGAGACTTCTAAAGTGTGACACCTAAAAAAGGTAAACCGATgctcctaaaatgggacggagggagtatgacagcaattaaattgaacgttctttttgaataaaattcaagttaattaaaaatgagtgTTTATActatatgaattaatttaattaagtaaacgTAATGGTGTGAAAACGAAGTGGCCCACGTGGAGAATTGGTCACCCGCCGTGGTTGACTTTCATATTCTTCCAcccaaatcaaataaattttcaatattctcATTCTACTTTATTTCGATCCAtcattgaatattgattaACTTGTTCCTAAGTTCCTTACATTTCAAATTAGTACGTAACAAGTTTGGAACAATAATAACTCGCTCTAATCACCGGAGACTTTAATTTgctctattttattccattcCCTCAATCAAGATTTCGGAGCCTTACTTCAGCTGCAGGTGCTTAATCTCAACTGGGTTTGTCTTAATTTATGTTGTTTCCACTAATCTCTCTCTCGTTTCAGTTGCTAGTGATTGATCAAGGTGTTACTCGATTTTTTTCTCATCAAGACTTAAATTTTAtccctttatttttttggtgtgtGTTTTTGGGTGGGATGGCATTGCAATTTTAGTGTTGAGGAGGCTATCATGTGagttttgattgatttatgtagaatatatatttatttataggccAGCTTAAGAGTAGAGCTTATGCATTTATTCCATCTATTTTTTGGGTATGTTACATGATCTGTCCTGTCTATTTCTGAAATGGGAAGTAATCTCATATAGAATTTCATTAACAGTTGTCTAAAAAAACCAGAGTTTGATGCATAATTTCAAATCTCTTGTTGAAtatcttgattttgattgatgttTAGCTAGTCAAATTGTGGCTTACATGaacattttgatttaaaagggtgttttttttgttgtagttatcttgattttgatgaaggtgGCTTCCTTTCGTTCTCTTATGAGAGCGTCTAGTGTTTCGCTACTACTCAAGCAGGGTGTTTTACGTAGCTTTATTTTCGTAGATATTTGGGAATATCCACGTACATTGTGGTTCATAGGatgttaatttaattgaaatcaatatatatgattttaacAAAAAGTTAATTCTGATTTATATAGCTTTTGTTTGTTGCAGTTTTTACATTGTGAAGCAATCTATCTGTGTGTGGCTATATCAGGCTGAAGTTGGTGGTGAATCCTATAGTTATGTCCTGTTTATCATTCTTATTCGAACGAAATTCAGCAAGAGGCGATCCCGAGCTTGGAGATGGTAAATCTCTAGCTTGTATTTCATGTCacatttttgtgttgatactaATGAAGCTAAATCATTTACAGAGCTCCCAGGAGTGCAAAATGTTACTCTATACTCATACAAGGAGCTAGCAATTGCAACCAATGATTATAGTCCAGAGAATAAAATTGGGGAGGGAGGATTTGGTTCCGTCTATAAGGTAAAAGTCTCGTCTCGTCTTGTATTTTTCATTGCATTAGTTAACAAAATTCACTTAAACCTTTTTCGATAAATAGGGAAAACTTAGGAATGGGCAGATGGCTGCAATTAAGGTTCTCTCTGCTAACTCGAGTCAAGGAGTGAAAGAGTTCTTGACGGAGATTGAAGTGATCTCCGACATAGAGCATGGGAATTTAGTGAAGCTTTATGGTTGCTGTGTCGAACGGAATCAAAGAATCCTCGTTTACAACTACCTCGAGAATAACAGCCTAGCAAAGACACTTCTTGGTAATGCCTTGTTATAGTAAATATCTAGTTTTTCTTTACTAGGTAAGTTTGTCTGATGATCTCTAACAAACTGTAGGTGGGGGCCACTGCAGCATCCATTTTAGCTGGAAAACGCGGGTCAAGATCTGCACGGGAGTTGCTAGGGGGCTTGCCTATCTTCACGAGGAAGTTAGGCCACGTATCATCCATCGTGACATCAAAGCAAGCAATATTCTTCTAGACAAAGACCTGACCCCGAGGATTTCAGATTTCGGCCTTGCCAAGCTCATGCCTCCAAACATGACTCATGTTAGTACGCGTGTTGCGGGAACCATGTAAGTTGCAGCATTGAATCCAATGGCTTCGATGTTTTTGGAATCCAAATCTCGTCTTAACTTTTGAACATGTGTTTCTGTTATTGCAGAGGCTATTTGGCACCAGAATACGCGATAAGAGGGCACTTGACACGTCGTGCTGATATTTACAGCTTTGGGGTTCTTCTTATCGAAATAGTCAGCGGGAGATGCAATACAAATAGCCGATTACCCATAGCAGAGCAGTATATTCTCGAAAGGGTAAACCACATAACGAACTATCAAGTAGCGTTGTTTTAACTTATTCGCTCGATATTTTCTCATATAACTACACAAGTCTCCCTGGATGTCATGTTTTCAAGCATGTTTGAGCCCTGAGACTTTTTTAAGTAGTTTTGATTACtaaaattcatgtatttgtGGATGCAGACATGGCAACTTTACGAGAGCAAAGAGCTCGTGTTGCTAGTGGACACAGCGTTGAACGGAGATTTTGATGCTGAGCAGGCTTGCAAGTTCTTGAAGATCGGTCTGCTCTGCACGCAGGACTCTCCTAAGCTTCGGCCCTCAATGTCGACTGTTGTCCGGATGCTTACGGGAGAGAAAATTTTGGATGAAGATGCAATCACGAAGCCGGGGTTGATCTCTGATTTCATGGACTTGAAGATCAAAACAACCGATCCCAAGCCAAAGGTTGACAACGCGCACCAGACGTCGTCCAATTTCAACTCCTCGGGCTCCGATAGCGTGGAGAAATCGACATGGACTTCTGCACCTTCTTCTCATGCTACCTTCTCTTATCATTTGAgggattgattttttatttgtaagagaaattttcttagtttttttgTACAATTTTGTGCCTGGCTTGCTTTAGATTGTGTTGTTCACTttgttcttcttttttattttccttgttTTGTTCATAGGTTGTGATTCTCATGAAATGAGATATCTGTGTAAATAAAGTTGtctatgtaaaattaattgctTCTATAAATTTGGAACCTCTGCATGtgaaattatgtaaattagtAGTACCTTTTATTGCAAAATTGATTATTGGTGAGGGCGTATATTTCTGTTGTTGCATTTCACTTTGTAGACATTAATCTTGATAAATCCACTATaaatcaaaatggaaattgaTTCATATTCTAAGAATATTTTAGTCTTAAAAAAATGCCTTCAAGCTCAGTCATAGTTTAAACAAACGCTAGTCTACAATTTGCATTggatatacatatatattgaaaataaaattaaaaaattttgacttTTCCAGCACATGATGGCAATTGGTATCTGTATAGGTCAACTAATATTTTACTCGGTTAAAATAACAAAGAGAAACAGAATCCATATgggtaacttttttttgtgtgattaataataattagactcaaaattcaaattggtcatttttattattttacccCGGAATCATCTACCTCATTTGTAGAATATgatgatttaaattttgtttgaaaattaaaaactatagCGATTTCCAAAATTTCCACCAAAAccatgattttattaattattacgGGCATTTCAAACttgaatttattgcattttgtatattttaaaaatatattgcaaCGTGACTAGTATAATTACTTGAAGTACTCCTGATCattattagagcatccccaaCGCGGAGGGGACGGGCCGCGATTGGGGTCCAGCTCGGGACGCAGGCGTCAAAACGGAGGAGATTTCCGGGCTGGGACGGTCCCGGTGCCGTAGTTGCGTCCCCGGGCCGTTCCCGGGGGCCGGCCCGGCTCAGGGTTAGGCGTTCCCGTGCCGCAATTCGAGAGTCCCGGCCCGGCGTTAGAGGTGAAGCAGGCCGTGACCCGTTGCCccaatttctgattttttagggttttgttgcattttctaattttaaatttttgttgcattttgttttttttttgcattttttttgctgttctaatttttaattttttttagtttataatttattatttttgaatttaaaatgatattcttatattataattgctcaatattttgaattttttcatgtaaAGTAGGTTACAGTTTTGaatattgtaatttaatagttgtGGCTCGGAATGGGGCCTGCATGGCTAGAGGAATTGTGGTCTGTGACTCAAATTTAGGAGAATGATAACGTGGAGGGGACTTGAAGCCTGAATTGGAGACAGGTTGGGAATGCCCTTATGCGTACAAGGCATTTTCTAAATGAAAACTAGCTAGTAATTAATCCTACGTTGGATTTTCGATATGATATCATTATCAACCATATTATGTGTAGTATTTTACATACAAATGTTCCAGTCTGAACACCTCGTGCGTGCTTATTGTAATAACGTTGTTAAAAATGGAAATCTTGTCAGATCACAAATAGTTGCAATTTTTAATGACTAATGACAAAATTGAATTCTTATTGGCAGTGGCCATGAATAAGCATTTCCATACAattattaaacaaaacaaaataagtatttccatacaattattaaacaaaacaaattaaatctgTAGATGGATGGGAAATGTGAATTcagggatgtgatcatatcataacccatattatggtgataacctaataaccctcattttatggatgaaaaatatcattttatggaacataatattattttatggaataaaagtatcattttatgcatgctgaaaaaatatcatttttagtaagaatgatacttttgatccataaaatgatagggttattaggttatcacataaatatgagttatgatatgatcgcacTCTCGTGAACTCAAATACATTGTGGAAAAAATAAGCTATATTGATTAATTGCTCAAATTATATTCTTCACTCCACATCTTTTATTCAAAAGTGGTCTCTTTTATTCACTCcacatcttttatttttaatgaaaaataccaagttcattaaaaataaaaatttatatgtgattaattcctaattttagttatattcatATGCCAAACACAACAGGTATCATGTGGTATGCTCCCTTTATGTGTGTATCAAAccaaatttatagtagtatatttttaaaaatgttataattatttatgttttgtatagtaagaaaaattaaaggaGGGTGTGAGTGTGACACACAGTGGAAATAAGGTGAGTAGGAATACGCGTTTAACTTTaaacactaatttaattgtactTTAGTTTTATCcatgattaattattgattactTACCAAACAAGTTTGGAAGAAAATACAAGTATCTTTAATTCTAGTTAAATTTGGCCCCTCCTTCTAGATTTCGAGGCTCTTCTGTTCTCAGCTACAGGTGCTTAATCTCAGCtgtttatctttaatttattctgTTTCCACTAATCTCTCTCTTGTTTCACCTACTCATTGATCAAGGGATTTTTATCCCTTTATTTATTGGCTTTGTGtgtttttgattgatttatgGAAATAATTTGTTGTAGGCCAGCTTATGATTAGAATCTATTTTTAGGTATGTTAATATTATGCTGTCTATTTCAGAATTGGGAAGTGATCTCATATAAAAATTGTCATCATCAGTTGTCTAAAAAAAGCAGAGTTTGatgtatatattcaaatctattgttgcatttcttgatgttgatgttgatAGATGTTTTAGTTCAATTACTACATGTATTAATTGATTTGGATAAATGTGGCTTCCTTTTGTTCTCTTGTGAGAGCGTCTAATGTTTCGCTATTACTCAAGCAGGGCGTTTTTACGCAGTATTGTGATGCGTATATAGCCGTATTGTTGTAGATATTTGGGAAATGCATGTACATTGCGGTTACTAGGATGTTAGTTGAATTGAGGGAAGCCCATTTTAGCATCCTAAGTAGCTCCCGGAATGAACTCGgtatatagtaattttaactaaaagtTTTGAGTTATAATTCTATCTGCAGCTGAAGTCACTGGTGAATTCGATAGTTATGGGCTGTCtactttccaaaattggacAAACTCAGCAAGAGGCTATCCCGAGCTTGGAAATGGtaaatcattttcttatttgttcacattttcacatttcttGAAGCTGCAATTGCTTATTTGTTCACATTTGCTTTATTACTTATATCATCTTTCTGTTGATACTAATGAAGCTAAATCATTCACAGCGGTCGCAGGGTGCAAAATGTTACTCTATACTCGTACGAGGAGCTAGCAACTGCAACTGATAATTTTAGTCCAAGGAACAGAATTGATGAGGGAGGATCTGGTTCCCTGAGTAAGGTAGTTGCATTAGTTAACAGAATCCACTTATATTCTTTTAGAATTCTGACTGAAATTCTCTtggtatatataaatagaagcCAGCAATTCCAACCAATGATAGTAGAGAGGGAGGATGTGGTTTGGTCTATAAGGTAAAAGAGTGTTATTGTCTTGTATTTTTCATTGCATTAGTTAACAGACAGAAATTGTGTTTGTATGAATAGGGAACACTTAGGGATGGGCAGGTGGTCGCGATTAAGGTTCTCTCTGCTGACTCGACTGAAGGAGTGAAGAAGTTCTTGACGGAGATTGAAGTGATCTCAGACATAGAGCATAAATATTTGGTGGAAGTTTATGGTTGTTGTGTGGAACGGAATCAAAGAATCCTTGTTTACGGTTACCTAGAGATGGACAGTCTAGCAACAACACTCGTTGGTAATGCCTCGTAGAGAGTTTTAGTCCTCGTGATTGTAAATATCTATGTTTTCATTCTTATTATCTGCAGGTGGTGGTAGCATCTATTTTGCCTGGGAAACGCGAGTTAAGATCTGCACGGGAGTTGCTAAGGGGCTTGCCTATCTTCATCTGGAAGTTAGACCCTATATCGTCCACGGAGATATCAAAGCAAGCAATATTCTTCTAGACAAAGACCTGACcccaaaaatttcaaactttgGTCTTACCAAGCTCATGCCTCCAAACACGACTCGTGGAGCCAAGTACGTTGCAACATCTCATTCACTTGTGTTGTATTAACTTATGATCATGTTTTCTGTTATTGCAGGGGTTATTTGGCACCAGAATACGCGATGAGTGGTCAGTCGACAAGCTGTGCAGATGTTTTCAGTTTTGGGGTTCTTCTTATGGAAATTATCAGCGGGAGACGAAATATAAATACCCGATTACCAGTAGCAGAGCAGTATATTCTTGAAAAGGTAAACCTCATCAACTTTGCTGCTATCATCTCTTTGTAAAGCTCTCGTTGCGTCCTTATAATGTGTATTAACGACGGCTACGCTCTGCAAACACGAGCTATCAAGTAGCGTTCAacttaattttcatataattgcACAAGTcacatttgttttgtttttgtttttgttttcttgagAAGAATcttgtcatattttttataaatgcaGGCATGGAACCTTTATAAGAGAAACAAGCTCGTAACACTAGTGGACCCATGGCTCGACGGATGCTTTGATGAGGAGCAGGCTTGCAAGTTCTTGAAGATCGGTCTGCTCTGCACACAGGACTCTCCAGAGCTTCGACCCTCCATGATGAGTGTTGTCTCGATGCTTACCGGGGGGGAAAATTGATGAAGATGAAATCACGAAGCCAGGGGGGGTTGGTCTTTGATTTCATGGACTTGAACATCAAAACATGACACTCACTTCACCTCCATTTTTGTCAGCTaagacatttttttcttagttttcTTGAACTATTTCTGCTTGGTTTGCTCTAGATTGctttgttccattttttttcccaGTTTTTGAATTATCTTTCTATTTTCCTGGTTTTGATTGAAGACTGTGCTTCtaatgaaatgagatatttgtGTGATTGAAGTTT harbors:
- the LOC125185175 gene encoding cold-responsive protein kinase 1-like gives rise to the protein MSCLSFLFERNSARGDPELGDELPGVQNVTLYSYKELAIATNDYSPENKIGEGGFGSVYKGKLRNGQMAAIKVLSANSSQGVKEFLTEIEVISDIEHGNLVKLYGCCVERNQRILVYNYLENNSLAKTLLGGGHCSIHFSWKTRVKICTGVARGLAYLHEEVRPRIIHRDIKASNILLDKDLTPRISDFGLAKLMPPNMTHVSTRVAGTIGYLAPEYAIRGHLTRRADIYSFGVLLIEIVSGRCNTNSRLPIAEQYILERTWQLYESKELVLLVDTALNGDFDAEQACKFLKIGLLCTQDSPKLRPSMSTVVRMLTGEKILDEDAITKPGLISDFMDLKIKTTDPKPKVDNAHQTSSNFNSSGSDSVEKSTWTSAPSSHATFSYHLRD